A stretch of the Prochlorococcus marinus str. MIT 0918 genome encodes the following:
- the pyrE gene encoding orotate phosphoribosyltransferase, whose protein sequence is MNLLLKSNKKSRDRLLNLIATNAYRQGEFTLASGKKSNHYVNCKPVSLSGEGLLLLSNMMLERIDPDAIAVAGVTLGGDPLVSAVAMAAVMEGRSLDALIVRKEPKGYGTAAWLEGPLPPKGTLITVLEDVVTTGASSLKAVNQLLEAGYIVKSIVCIVNRQEGGEMEIKKGGLELKSLFCLDEVSKKYKELS, encoded by the coding sequence ATGAATTTGCTTTTAAAATCGAATAAAAAATCACGTGACAGGTTACTAAATCTAATTGCAACTAATGCCTATCGACAAGGAGAATTTACTCTTGCTTCTGGTAAGAAGAGTAATCATTATGTAAATTGCAAGCCTGTAAGTTTGAGTGGCGAAGGCCTTTTATTGTTAAGCAATATGATGCTTGAAAGAATTGATCCTGATGCAATCGCAGTTGCTGGAGTGACTTTAGGTGGTGACCCTTTGGTTAGTGCAGTAGCAATGGCAGCCGTAATGGAGGGTAGGTCCCTTGATGCTTTGATTGTGAGGAAGGAGCCCAAGGGGTATGGTACAGCTGCTTGGCTTGAGGGCCCTTTACCTCCTAAAGGAACATTGATAACTGTTTTGGAGGATGTTGTTACAACCGGAGCTTCTTCTTTGAAAGCAGTTAATCAATTACTAGAAGCTGGTTATATCGTCAAAAGTATTGTTTGTATTGTGAATCGCCAAGAAGGTGGTGAAATGGAAATTAAAAAAGGAGGATTGGAGTTGAAGAGTCTTTTTTGCTTAGATGAAGTGTCAAAAAAGTATAAAGAACTTTCGTAG